TTGCGGGTTTAACAAAGATACAATAATGAAATCTTCTAGAATTTCAGGTAATGAGCTAAACAAAGCCGATATAAGCAGGCTTAGTCCTGTAAAGAAATATCTCTTTCCATATAAGCCGTACATAATAGGTGCGTTTATCGCACTTTTGATAACATCTTCATCAGTCCTTGGATTAGGTAAAGGGCTTGGATATCTTATTGATAACGGATTAAGCGGCAACAATCCGGAGCTACTTAACAAGGCACTCATTGCCATGATGGCAATAACCACCCTGCTTGCTCTTGGCACATATGCACGATTTTACCTTATAACATATACCGGTGAAAGGGTAATTTCAGACATAAGGAATGACATCTATAACCACATATTAAAGCTGTCACCTGATTTTTTCGAAAAAACAAAAGCAGGTGATATAATCTCCGCCATAAATGCAGATTGTACATTAATACAATCGGTTGTCGGAAGCAGCTTATCTATTGCATTGAGAAATTCAATAATGCTTATAGGCGGTGCAGGGTTGTTGATACATACCAGCCCGAAGCTTGCCGGAATCGTATCTATAGTTATCCCTATGGTATTATTTCCGATAATATTACTAGGTAAAAAACTCAGGAAAGCATCAAGGGCATATCAGGAAAAAATAGCTGAAATTTCTTCGCACTCCGAAGAGACGATAATGGGAATAAAAACCATACAGGCTTTTGTCAATGAGGCGCATGAGGCAAGTATTTTTGATAACACCTTAAAAAGCACCTTAAAGGCGGCAAAAACCCGTATAAGGCTAAGGTCTTTACTGACCTCGATAGTGATTTTATTTGTATTCGGTGCTGTTGGTTTTGTATTATGGATAGGAGGGCAAGACGTATTAAACGGTACAATCACCCCCGGAAAATTATCTTCATTTATTTTCTATTCCGTTTTAGTGGCAGGCTCCACAGGAGCTCTCAGCGAAGTTATCGGCGACTTGCAGCGTGCAGCAGGTGCGGCTGACAGGATATTTAACATACTAAAAACCCAACCTAGCATTAAAAACTGTGTTGCCCCTAAAAAAATATCCGACCAGACAAAAGGCGATATAACTTTTGATAATGTAACTTTTTCCTATCCTTCAAAACCTAAAATAGCAACCCTGAAGAACGTTTCATTTGAAATAAAAAATGGTGAAACCATTGCTATCGTCGGTCATTCAGGTGCAGGCAAAAGCACTATATTCAATCTGTTACTTAGATTTTATAATACAAGTTTCGGTGATATATATATTGACGGTATCAAGATAAAAGATATTGAGCTTTCGCATCTTCGCTCTTTATTCGGATTAGTCCCACAGGATACGGTGATTTTCTCTGCATCTGCTTATGATAACATATTATTCGGCAGACCCGATGCTACCGCAGAAGAAGTTAGAAATGCGGCTAAACACGCCGCAGCTTTAGATTTCATTGAAAACCTGCCTGAAGGCTTTAAATCGCACTTAGGTGAAAAAGGAGTACGCCTTTCAGGTGGAGAAAAACAGCGTATAGCAATTGCACGCATGTTCCTCAAAGACCCTAAAATATTGTTATTGGACGAGGCGACATCTGCACTTGATGTTGAAAACGAAAATTCCGTACAAAAGGCATTTGAATCCTTAATGCAGGAAAGAACCACACTGGTAATTGCCCATCGCCTATCTACCGTACAAAAAGCCGATAAAATAATTGTGTTTGATAAAGGCGAAATAGTAGAAACCGGAAATCATAAAACCCTTATGGGCAAAAAAGGAGTTTACGCAAAACTTGTTTCAATGCAGTTTAGTGAGTAGGATAAATTATTAATTAATCCTTAGTAATCCAACCGCCGCCAAGCACTCTTGAGCCGTCATAAAAAACACATGCCTGCCCCGGAGCTATTGCACGTTCAGGCACGTTTAATACTATTTTTGCAGTATTGTCATTCGATGCGAATATCTTTGCATTTACAGGGTCTTGCGTTGAACGCATCTTCACAGTGACTTCCATACCTTCTGACGGAATATCACCGGAGCCTAGCCAGTTGATATCTTTTATACCGAATGAATGCGAATCAAGGTCACTTTCAGCACCGACTATCACCTGATTTTTTTTAGCGTCTATTTTTACAACATATAAAGGGTCACCGCCGCCGATACCCAACCCCCGACGTTGTCCTATGGTATAATTGACTATTCCTTTATGCTCGCCGAGCTTTTCGCCTTTTACATTCACAATGTCGCCGGTCTCCCAAGCTTCGGGACGCAACCGCTCTATAACTTTTGCATACGAACCGTTAGGAACAAAACAAATATCCTGCGAGTCAGGCTTATCGGCCACTTCCAGTCCGTATTCTAAAGCAAGCTCACGGGTTTTTTCTTTTTTCAGACCGCCAAGCGGGAAATGTATGTAATTAAGCTGTTCTTTAGTTGTGGCAAACAGGAAGTAGCTTTGATCCTTAGAATCATCAACAGCTTTGTGAAGTTCAGGGAAACCTGTTTCATTATCAATTCTTTGCACATAATGCCCCGTCACCAAAGCATCGGCATTTAAGTCTTTAGCTACCTTGAACAAATCCCTGAATTTTACCGACTGATTACATTTCACACACGGTATAGGAGTTTCACCCCTCAAGTAAGAATCGGCAAAATCGTCCATCACCGATTCTTTGAAGATGCTTTCATAATTCAGTACATAATGAGGGAATCCCGCTTTATCGGCAACCTGTTTTGCGTCATAAATATCTTGTCCGGCACAGCAAGCACCCTTTTTTTCCAAAGCAACACCGTGGTCGTATAACTGCAATGTCACCCCGATAACCTGATAGCCCTGCCTATGCAGCATGGTTGCCACAACCGAGCTATCCACTCCGCCTGACATAGCCACAACGACTTTAGTATCTTTTATATCTTTATTAGGACAAAATGTATTTTTCATGTGACACTTGTAACCGAAAACACAGTAAATTTCAAGTTATTTAAGCATCAAGCCGCAAGCAATTTTGCAATCGGTTTAAAACTTTTTCTGTGATGGACGGTTACACCGTATTTTGCTAGCCCCTCCTGATGTATTTTAGTACCGTATCCTGCATTTTTTTCCCAGCCGTAATAAGGGAACTCCTCTGCAATTCTTTTCATTATTCTATCACGGGTTACTTTGGCAATAATTGCCCCTGCTGCAATAGAAAGGCTTTTTGAATCCCCTTTGATTACGGCATGTGCCTTGCAGCTTAAAACCGGACACTTGTTTCCGTCTATCAGAGCCATGTCAGGTTTTACGCTTAAGTTATCCACAGCTTTTTTCATTGCCAGCATAGAAGCCTGAAGAATGTTCATTTCATCTATATCTTCAACGTTAACAATGCCTACACCTATTTGTGCAACTTCCTGTAATTTATCAAAAATATACTCCCTCTTCTTCTCGCTTATTTTTTTTGAGTCATCAATCCCAAGCGGAAAATCATCTCTGTTTAAAATTACCGCACCCGCAACTACAGGTCCTGCCCAAGGCCCTCTACCCGCTTCATCAACGCCTGCAATCACACCGCTAAAACTATTTTCTATTGAAAAATCCGGCATATTTCCCCCTTAACTAAATGTTACAAAAAATATTACTTAGTTCAATTAATTATCATTGAAAAATATATGTAAGCATGTATTAGTTAAATAGTACATTTGAATTTATAAGCTATATAAATCTTTCAAAATTTTTTGCAGAAAATGTTATGTCACGTATAGTAATCATATTACTGCTTTTATTCACATCCGCATGTAGCTCAAGTCTGCAACAGCTACAAAAAGTAAAGCCTACGGGAAATACATATCAGATACGCCTTGCTAACGAGTATCTGCAATATGCCGAGGCGGAAGCCGATCAGTATGACTGGTATGACTCGGGACATTTTGCACGTAAAGGGCTGCGTTCTGCCAAAGGGATTGAAGTAGAGCCTGAACAATTGGAATATTGGGATATTAAAAACGAGGATTTGCCGACATTACGGCAGGCACGCCGATACCTGATATCAACCCTTGACAATGACATGAAAAGAAATCACCCCAAAGAAGCGGCTAAGGCTATGTTCTTGTTTGATTGCTGGGTTGAGCAAACAGAAGAGGTGTGGCAGGAAACGCACATATCCTATTGTCGTGAAAAATTTTATGAGACCTTAGACGGGCTATATATTTTAGCCGAAAACGACCGCAAAGCTAAAGAAGAAATGCTTGCTATGACCGAACAAAAGGTTGCCGAAGTCGCCATACCTGAAATTCAAAAAGACCTTTCTACCGACATAATAAATTCAAGAATGACCGAGGGCATAAAGCTATCGGACTATGCGGATAAAACAGGTGAAAATAATACCGACAAAGCCGGAACGGGAGGACCTCTTGTTTGCGATGCCGACTGCACAAATAAAGTAGAGAAACGGTTATTGTATTTTGCATTTGATAGTGCCGCTATAACCGGCCGAACTAAACGTGTACTTCATGAAGTAACCACAAAATTACAAGACGTTGAAAGCTACGAAATAACCTTAAACGGCTACGCCGATAGGGTAGGACATGAAGATTATAATATGGAGCTTTCAAAAAAAAGGGCGGAAGCCGTAAAGAAAGAGCTGATTGAAAAAGGCATACCTTCGGAACAAATAGTCATTTATGCCTTTGGTGAGATTCACGGCATAATTGAAACTAATGATGAAATAGCGGAAAAAGAGAACCGTTCGGTTCAGATAATCCTTGAAATGTAGTTTATAACTTGACCTTATTGCAATGGAAGCTATTTTATACTCTAAAAAAACATGAGAACCGTAAGTGAAACTAAAAACTGACAAAACACAAGAAAACTCACCTCTTTTTACATTAAAGTCTCTTGTTAAGTCAGACCTGAAAAAAGTAGATAAACTTATATATAGCCTGATTGTTAATAAAATTGATTTAATCCCTCAAATTTCAGAGCATACAATATCATCGGGGGGAAAGAGGCTTAGACCTATACTAACTTTGGCAAGTGCCAAGCTATGCGGATATACCGGCACTTCCCATATTGATTTGGCTGCATGTGTGGAATTTATCCATACCGCCACTTTATTGCACGATGATGTTGTCGACAAAAGCGATTTAAGACGTGGCGAACAGACTGCAAACAGCCTGTGGGGAAACAAGGAAAGCATTTTAGTCGGTGATTATCTTTTGGGAAAATCATTTCACTTAATGGGTGCGGCAAAATCTCTGGATATATACCGAATACTGTCTAACGCAGCCGTTGTAATTTCCGAAGGAGAAGTTTTACAATTATCGGCCTCAGGCAACATAGACGGCGGTAAGAATAAATATTTTGAAATAATTTCCGCAAAAACTGCCGAACTATTTGCAGCAGCCGCACAGGTAAGTGCCGTAATTGCAAAAAGAACCGATGAAGAAATACAAGCCGTAAGAAATTTCGGATTTAATTTAGGAATAGCATTCCAGATAGTTGACGACCTTCTTGATTATTTTTCCAATAACGATGTAATGGGCAAAAGCGTCGGTGATGATTTCAAAGAACAAAAAGTTACGCTTCCCGTAATATACGCTTATGAAAAAGCAACCGCTGACGAACAAAACTTCTGGAAAAGATGCATTAACGAAGGTAGGCAATCTGAAAATGATATAGAAACTGCAATTAACTACATGAAATCGCATAATATATACGATACGGTCATGAACAAGGCATTTGAATACGCAGATATCGCCAAACAATCATTAAGTATATTTAACGACTCCGACTATAAAACGGCACTTTTAGACATAGCTGATTTTTCAGTAAAAAGAACAAGTTAGATTTTAAAGAATTGCAAAAATGAAAAAACTACTCTCCCCTTGCCGGAGAGTTAAAAACACAAAGTGTTTTTGTGAGGGGTAGAAACTCGCAATTGGTTGCTATATCTACATTTGTCACCCCTCCATCAGGGTGACAAATGTAATTAATTATTCCGACTAAGCAGCATTAGATAACGAATCAACATTTTTTATCCAGTCCGCCAGCCCCCTAATACCTTCCAAGGTATAAGCACAATATTTTTCAACAAACTCATCGTTGATTTCTTCTTTTTCAGCAGCTTTTAACGCTTTTGTACCGTCAAAATCAACATATGCAAGGCGTGCTGATAAATATTCGGCAGGAATACCGAACACGGCACTATGTAATAACGCTACGCCTGTCTTTTTCAATATTTCCAGACATAGTTTCTCAGATGTATTAATACCTTGAGCATTGAACTTTTCTTTAAACGGAGTGAAGTCAACATAGAAATAAAAACCGCCCTCTGCCTCATGCACCTTAATGCCCGCAGCGGTTAAAGCCGCATGTGATTTTGCAGCAAGTATTTTCAAGATAGCACGCTGATTCGCCAGATATTTTTGGGTAACTTCGTCATTTTTGTAAGCAACAACGGCAGCATTTTGTTCAGGAGCGTTAGCACAAGAATAAGTTTCAGACGCAATACCGAGCAATACGGTTTTCAAATCGTCCATTCCCTCAGGCAGGAACGCAAGACCGATTCTCCAGCCACCGGCACCCGACCATTTAGAAAGACCCGAAGTAATGATAGTACCTTCAGGATAATAAGTTGCCAGACTTTCAAAAGTGGCATCATGGGTTAAGAAAGCGTATATTTCATCGGCAAGCACAAGAATCTTATGTTTTTTCATAACAGTAGCCAATGCTTTTAACTGTTCTTTTGTATAAGTTAGCCCTTCAGGGTTGCCCGGATAATTCAATATCATAATCTTTTGTTTACCGTCACGGCATTTTGAACAAGCGGCATCTAAAGCTTCAGGCTCAACTCTCCAGCGATTATCAAAAGAACTTTCAACACGCACAACATTATGCCCTAAAAGATGGGCTTGCGGCTCATACGAAACCCATGCAGGAGAAGGGATAAGCACGTCAGCTTCTTTAAATGCAGCCATTACGGCGTATAATAGGATTTTAGAACCCGTGCCTACCAAGCAATTTTCAGGCTTAAGGTTCAAACCTTGCATTTCATTGTGAAATTTAGTAGCAGCTTCCCTTAGTGCCGGCAGCCCTTGCACAGGAATATATCCATGCTCATGTGCATTATCTTTTAATGCCTGAATAACTCTGTCTACGGGTCTAAACGGAGATTGTCCGAAACCAAGTTTATAGATTTTCTCACCTTTTGACTGTGCAAGACGTGATTGCTCGTTAATCAACAAAGTTTGCGAAGGCTCAACTGTTCTAAGAGATTTTAAAAAGCTCATGGCTACTCACCGAATTAATGTTACAAAACATAATAAAAAGAAGACAATATCACCGGTTTTCGTATGGTGCAAGCAAATATTAATAGGTTAAGATACATAATTTGATGCACATAAACGACAATTAAATATTGATAAAAAGGACAAAAACCGTTAAAAAGTTACAACTTTGGTTGATATTTCGTCATGCTGAATTTATTTCAGCATCTACAATATATTCAAACAGATACTGAAACAAGTTCAGTATGACAATAGTAATAGACATGGAAAAGCAAAAATGAAGCCGTTACCTAATAAATATGACCACAAGGAAACCGAAAGCCGTTGGCAAAAAGCATGGGAAGAAAACAAGGTCTATGCATGGGACGAGTCACAGCCGCGTGAGAATACTTATGTGATAGATACCCCTCCCCCGACCGTTTCGGGCTTGTTACATATGGGGCATGTCTTTTCATACTCGCAGGCTGATTTTATTGCGCGCTATCAGCGTATGAAAGGGAAAACGGTATTTTACCCTATGGGCTTTGATGATAACGGCCTGCCCACGGAACGCTTGGTAGAAAAAGTAAAAAAAGTACGCCCTACCGATATGAGCCGTGAAGACTTCATAAAACTATGCGAGGGCGTTTCGGAAGAAGCCCGCAAGGAATTCCGTAAATTATTTGAAGAAATTGCACTATCTGTAGACTGGAAACAGGAATATCACACAATTTCAGAAGATAGCCGTAAGATTTCGCAGCTTTCATTTTTAGACTTATTTAATAAAGAAAGAGCATATCGCAAACTGCAACCTATGCTTTGGGATCCTGTTGACCAAACGGCAATTGCACAGGCAGAAATTGAAGATAAGGAAATGCCTAGCCAAAAGAATTATATACATTTTGGCTTGGAGGGTGACGAATCACGTAACTTAGAAATAATGACCACTCGTCCTGAGTTGCTTGGGGCGTGTGTTGCGGTTATTTATAACCCTAATGACGAACGTTACAAGGATTTAGAAGGCAAACAGGCAATAACTCCTGTTTTCGGTGTTAAAGTTCCTATTATCGCCGATGAAAAAGTTGATATGGAAAAAGGCACAGGACTTGTTATGTGCTGTACGTTTGGTGACGAAACGGATATCGCTTGGTGGCGTGAACATGACTTGCCAACAAGAATGCTTTTAAATAAGTATGGGAAAATTATAGAAGCAAATTTTGTTTATAGTGATGATTTACAAACTTCAGATGAAAGTATTAGCCTAATATACTTTCCAAACGAAGGAAGTTCTGTCAGAAGTACAGAATCCGATGCTCATGGAGCTAATTACAGAGATAACATTACTAAAAACAATTGTGACAACCTTAGCAAAACTGCAAAAGCTTTCAGAAAAATCCAAGGACTAAAGTCAAGAACTACCGCTCGTGAGAAAATGCTAGAGTTGTTAGCCGAAGAAGGAGCGATTTTTAAAGAACCCGAAATAACCGTACACGCCGAGCCTTGTGCCGAGCGTTCAGGCTCTCCGCTTGAGATTTTACCAACTAATCAATGGTTTGTAAAAATTCTTGATCAAAAGGAAGAATTAAAGAAAAAAGCTGAGGAATGTAACTGGTACCCTGAATTTATGAAAGTTCGCATTGATCAGTGGATTGATGGGCTTTCATGGGATTGGTGTATATCTCGTCAGCGTTATTTCGGTGTGCCGTTTCCTGTTTGGTATTCAAAGCGAGCAGGCGAAGAAGGCAAAATAATTATAGCCGAGCCTGACCAACTTCCCGTAAACCCACTTGTTGACTTGCCGAAAGGCTATAGCCGTGAAGAAGTTGAAGCAGAAGCCGACGTAATGGACACATGGGCAACCAGCTCTGTTAGTCCGCAGCTTTCATCAAGAGGGATAAATGCAGGTGAATTCCCTCTCCATGAGGGAGAGAGAGCAAGGGAGCAAGGAAGCCTTGTATTAGATGCCAACCGTCACAAAAAGCTTTTCCCTGCTGATTTGCGCCCCCAAGCGCACGAGATTATCCGCACATGGGCATTTTACACAATAGTAAAAGCTCACTTGCATGAAGATACTATCCCTTGGAAAAACCTGATGATTTCAGGATGGTGTCTGGCATCTGACAAAACTAAAATGAGCAAATCTAAAGGCAATGTCGTAACTCCGGTTGACCTGATTGAAGAAAAAGGCTCTGATGTAGTGCGTTTCTGGGCTTCAACTTCTCGCCTTGGAGCTGATACGGCATACTCGGAAGATGTTTTAAAAATAGGTAAAAAACTAGTTACAAAGCTTTGGAATGCAACAAAATTTGCAGCTATACATCTTGATAAACTGACGCAAAAACCATCAACAGCAAAAGCCGATGTAGAGTCAGGAATTATCAATGAACCACTAGATTTATGGATACTCACAAGATTAAATAAAACCATTAAAAAATCTACAGAACAATTTGATAAATACGAATATTGCAACGCACGCACAGCAACAGAAGACTTCTTCTGGAACGACTTTTGCGATAATTATTTAGAGCTTGTAAAAACACGTGTTTATGGTGAAGCGGAGGGAACAACTAAAGAAGGTCAACAAAGCGCCGTTCACACAATATATCATTGTTTAGACGGAATTTTGCGTTTGTTCGCTCCGATTATTCCACACATAACCGAAGAACTATACGCCCATATTTTCGATGATAAAATTGAAGAATTCGGCGGTTCTA
This genomic window from Pseudomonadota bacterium contains:
- the mnmA gene encoding tRNA 2-thiouridine(34) synthase MnmA, coding for MKNTFCPNKDIKDTKVVVAMSGGVDSSVVATMLHRQGYQVIGVTLQLYDHGVALEKKGACCAGQDIYDAKQVADKAGFPHYVLNYESIFKESVMDDFADSYLRGETPIPCVKCNQSVKFRDLFKVAKDLNADALVTGHYVQRIDNETGFPELHKAVDDSKDQSYFLFATTKEQLNYIHFPLGGLKKEKTRELALEYGLEVADKPDSQDICFVPNGSYAKVIERLRPEAWETGDIVNVKGEKLGEHKGIVNYTIGQRRGLGIGGGDPLYVVKIDAKKNQVIVGAESDLDSHSFGIKDINWLGSGDIPSEGMEVTVKMRSTQDPVNAKIFASNDNTAKIVLNVPERAIAPGQACVFYDGSRVLGGGWITKD
- a CDS encoding aminotransferase class I/II-fold pyridoxal phosphate-dependent enzyme, translated to MSFLKSLRTVEPSQTLLINEQSRLAQSKGEKIYKLGFGQSPFRPVDRVIQALKDNAHEHGYIPVQGLPALREAATKFHNEMQGLNLKPENCLVGTGSKILLYAVMAAFKEADVLIPSPAWVSYEPQAHLLGHNVVRVESSFDNRWRVEPEALDAACSKCRDGKQKIMILNYPGNPEGLTYTKEQLKALATVMKKHKILVLADEIYAFLTHDATFESLATYYPEGTIITSGLSKWSGAGGWRIGLAFLPEGMDDLKTVLLGIASETYSCANAPEQNAAVVAYKNDEVTQKYLANQRAILKILAAKSHAALTAAGIKVHEAEGGFYFYVDFTPFKEKFNAQGINTSEKLCLEILKKTGVALLHSAVFGIPAEYLSARLAYVDFDGTKALKAAEKEEINDEFVEKYCAYTLEGIRGLADWIKNVDSLSNAA
- a CDS encoding polyprenyl synthetase family protein gives rise to the protein MKLKTDKTQENSPLFTLKSLVKSDLKKVDKLIYSLIVNKIDLIPQISEHTISSGGKRLRPILTLASAKLCGYTGTSHIDLAACVEFIHTATLLHDDVVDKSDLRRGEQTANSLWGNKESILVGDYLLGKSFHLMGAAKSLDIYRILSNAAVVISEGEVLQLSASGNIDGGKNKYFEIISAKTAELFAAAAQVSAVIAKRTDEEIQAVRNFGFNLGIAFQIVDDLLDYFSNNDVMGKSVGDDFKEQKVTLPVIYAYEKATADEQNFWKRCINEGRQSENDIETAINYMKSHNIYDTVMNKAFEYADIAKQSLSIFNDSDYKTALLDIADFSVKRTS
- a CDS encoding valine--tRNA ligase is translated as MKPLPNKYDHKETESRWQKAWEENKVYAWDESQPRENTYVIDTPPPTVSGLLHMGHVFSYSQADFIARYQRMKGKTVFYPMGFDDNGLPTERLVEKVKKVRPTDMSREDFIKLCEGVSEEARKEFRKLFEEIALSVDWKQEYHTISEDSRKISQLSFLDLFNKERAYRKLQPMLWDPVDQTAIAQAEIEDKEMPSQKNYIHFGLEGDESRNLEIMTTRPELLGACVAVIYNPNDERYKDLEGKQAITPVFGVKVPIIADEKVDMEKGTGLVMCCTFGDETDIAWWREHDLPTRMLLNKYGKIIEANFVYSDDLQTSDESISLIYFPNEGSSVRSTESDAHGANYRDNITKNNCDNLSKTAKAFRKIQGLKSRTTAREKMLELLAEEGAIFKEPEITVHAEPCAERSGSPLEILPTNQWFVKILDQKEELKKKAEECNWYPEFMKVRIDQWIDGLSWDWCISRQRYFGVPFPVWYSKRAGEEGKIIIAEPDQLPVNPLVDLPKGYSREEVEAEADVMDTWATSSVSPQLSSRGINAGEFPLHEGERAREQGSLVLDANRHKKLFPADLRPQAHEIIRTWAFYTIVKAHLHEDTIPWKNLMISGWCLASDKTKMSKSKGNVVTPVDLIEEKGSDVVRFWASTSRLGADTAYSEDVLKIGKKLVTKLWNATKFAAIHLDKLTQKPSTAKADVESGIINEPLDLWILTRLNKTIKKSTEQFDKYEYCNARTATEDFFWNDFCDNYLELVKTRVYGEAEGTTKEGQQSAVHTIYHCLDGILRLFAPIIPHITEELYAHIFDDKIEEFGGSIHARGTWLNYEDYPVDEAAEESGIACVSILDAVRKMKAERNVSIKWPLNFIAISNDDVKEKIRPLTEDLKNVTNSSEIIFGEQVTKDGQGQTIETTNGYKITAEFATENSDAA
- a CDS encoding ribonuclease HII, with the translated sequence MPDFSIENSFSGVIAGVDEAGRGPWAGPVVAGAVILNRDDFPLGIDDSKKISEKKREYIFDKLQEVAQIGVGIVNVEDIDEMNILQASMLAMKKAVDNLSVKPDMALIDGNKCPVLSCKAHAVIKGDSKSLSIAAGAIIAKVTRDRIMKRIAEEFPYYGWEKNAGYGTKIHQEGLAKYGVTVHHRKSFKPIAKLLAA
- a CDS encoding ABC transporter transmembrane domain-containing protein; the encoded protein is MKSSRISGNELNKADISRLSPVKKYLFPYKPYIIGAFIALLITSSSVLGLGKGLGYLIDNGLSGNNPELLNKALIAMMAITTLLALGTYARFYLITYTGERVISDIRNDIYNHILKLSPDFFEKTKAGDIISAINADCTLIQSVVGSSLSIALRNSIMLIGGAGLLIHTSPKLAGIVSIVIPMVLFPIILLGKKLRKASRAYQEKIAEISSHSEETIMGIKTIQAFVNEAHEASIFDNTLKSTLKAAKTRIRLRSLLTSIVILFVFGAVGFVLWIGGQDVLNGTITPGKLSSFIFYSVLVAGSTGALSEVIGDLQRAAGAADRIFNILKTQPSIKNCVAPKKISDQTKGDITFDNVTFSYPSKPKIATLKNVSFEIKNGETIAIVGHSGAGKSTIFNLLLRFYNTSFGDIYIDGIKIKDIELSHLRSLFGLVPQDTVIFSASAYDNILFGRPDATAEEVRNAAKHAAALDFIENLPEGFKSHLGEKGVRLSGGEKQRIAIARMFLKDPKILLLDEATSALDVENENSVQKAFESLMQERTTLVIAHRLSTVQKADKIIVFDKGEIVETGNHKTLMGKKGVYAKLVSMQFSE
- a CDS encoding OmpA family protein, giving the protein MSRIVIILLLLFTSACSSSLQQLQKVKPTGNTYQIRLANEYLQYAEAEADQYDWYDSGHFARKGLRSAKGIEVEPEQLEYWDIKNEDLPTLRQARRYLISTLDNDMKRNHPKEAAKAMFLFDCWVEQTEEVWQETHISYCREKFYETLDGLYILAENDRKAKEEMLAMTEQKVAEVAIPEIQKDLSTDIINSRMTEGIKLSDYADKTGENNTDKAGTGGPLVCDADCTNKVEKRLLYFAFDSAAITGRTKRVLHEVTTKLQDVESYEITLNGYADRVGHEDYNMELSKKRAEAVKKELIEKGIPSEQIVIYAFGEIHGIIETNDEIAEKENRSVQIILEM